A window of the Polaribacter batillariae genome harbors these coding sequences:
- the hemE gene encoding uroporphyrinogen decarboxylase, which produces MIKNDLFLRALKGETVNRPPVWMMRQAGRYLPEFQEIKKKYDFFTRCQTPELASEITVQPIRRYGMDAAILFSDILVIPQAMNIEVEMKPNFGPYLPNPIRTQKDLDSVIVPDIQDTLGYVMDAIKVTKEKLNNEVPLIGFAGSPWTILCYCVQGQGSKNFDKAKELCFTNPVLAHSLLQKITDTTIAYLKAKVVAGVNAVQVFDSWGGMLSPVDYQEFSWQYIQQIINALKDETPVIAFGKGCWFALNEMSKSGAAALGVDWTCSARNARYLSGGNITLQGNFDPARLFSPPSEIKKMVTQMINEFGKDKYIVNLGHGILPNIPLDHAKAFIDAVKEYKSPF; this is translated from the coding sequence ATGATAAAAAACGATTTATTTTTAAGAGCCTTAAAAGGAGAAACTGTAAACAGGCCACCAGTTTGGATGATGCGTCAAGCAGGAAGATATTTACCAGAATTTCAAGAAATCAAAAAAAAATACGATTTCTTTACCCGTTGTCAAACTCCAGAATTGGCATCAGAAATTACAGTACAGCCCATTAGAAGATATGGAATGGACGCCGCAATTTTATTTTCAGACATTTTGGTCATTCCACAAGCCATGAATATTGAAGTAGAAATGAAACCCAATTTTGGCCCCTATTTGCCCAATCCAATTCGTACACAAAAAGATTTAGATTCGGTAATTGTACCAGACATTCAAGATACTTTAGGCTACGTAATGGATGCCATAAAAGTTACCAAAGAAAAACTAAATAACGAAGTTCCATTAATTGGTTTTGCAGGCTCACCCTGGACAATTTTATGTTACTGTGTACAAGGTCAAGGCTCTAAAAATTTCGACAAAGCAAAAGAACTGTGTTTTACAAACCCTGTACTTGCACATAGTTTATTACAAAAAATTACAGACACTACAATTGCCTATTTAAAAGCAAAAGTTGTAGCAGGTGTAAATGCAGTACAAGTATTCGATTCTTGGGGCGGAATGTTGTCTCCAGTAGATTATCAAGAATTTTCTTGGCAATACATACAGCAAATAATAAATGCATTAAAAGACGAAACACCCGTAATTGCCTTTGGTAAAGGATGTTGGTTTGCCTTAAATGAAATGTCTAAATCAGGAGCTGCTGCTTTAGGGGTAGATTGGACCTGTTCAGCAAGAAATGCACGTTATTTATCTGGCGGAAATATTACTTTACAAGGTAATTTCGATCCAGCAAGATTGTTTTCTCCGCCTTCAGAAATCAAGAAAATGGTAACGCAAATGATTAACGAATTCGGAAAAGATAAATACATTGTAAACCTAGGACATGGAATTTTACCCAACATTCCTCTAGACCATGCAAAAGCGTTTATCGATGCTGTAAAAGAATATAAGAGTCCGTTTTAA
- the hemF gene encoding oxygen-dependent coproporphyrinogen oxidase, with translation MKDKFFEYIQNLQDQITLKLETLDGKATFQEDNWKRAEGGGGRTRVIENGAIFEKGGVNISKVFGELPEALRKQFRVEEGNFFACGLSLVLHPRNPFVPTVHANWRYFEMYDETGNIVTQWFGGGQDLTPYYLFDEDATHFHTVCKSTCDKFHPEFYPKFKKTCDEYFWNSHRNEARGIGGLFFDYLKETEEFTIEDRYNFVTEVGNRFLESYVPIVAKRKGLLYSKTHKDWQEVRRGRYVEFNLVHDRGTLFGLKTNGRIESILMSLPPIVQWKYNYYPKKNSEEEKLLKVLEKPKNWV, from the coding sequence ATAAAAGATAAATTTTTTGAATACATACAAAATTTACAAGACCAAATTACTTTAAAATTAGAAACTTTAGACGGAAAAGCAACCTTCCAAGAAGACAATTGGAAAAGAGCAGAAGGGGGTGGAGGTAGAACTCGCGTGATAGAAAATGGTGCAATTTTCGAAAAAGGAGGTGTAAATATTTCTAAAGTATTTGGAGAATTGCCAGAGGCGTTAAGAAAACAATTTAGAGTAGAAGAAGGTAATTTTTTCGCATGCGGATTGAGTTTAGTGTTGCACCCAAGAAATCCTTTTGTACCAACTGTACATGCAAATTGGCGCTATTTCGAAATGTATGATGAAACTGGAAATATAGTAACGCAATGGTTTGGTGGAGGACAAGATTTAACACCCTATTATTTATTTGATGAAGATGCAACACATTTTCACACCGTGTGTAAAAGCACTTGTGATAAATTTCATCCAGAATTTTATCCGAAGTTTAAAAAAACGTGTGACGAATATTTTTGGAATTCTCACAGAAACGAAGCTCGTGGAATAGGAGGTTTGTTTTTCGATTATTTAAAAGAAACAGAAGAATTTACCATAGAAGATAGATATAATTTTGTGACAGAAGTTGGTAATCGTTTTTTAGAAAGCTACGTTCCAATTGTAGCGAAAAGAAAAGGTTTATTATATTCTAAAACACATAAAGATTGGCAAGAAGTAAGAAGAGGGCGTTATGTAGAATTTAATTTAGTACACGATAGAGGTACCCTTTTTGGCTTAAAAACAAACGGAAGAATAGAAAGTATTCTTATGAGTTTACCACCCATTGTGCAGTGGAAATACAATTATTATCCGAAGAAAAATTCCGAAGAAGAAAAACTTTTAAAAGTGTTAGAAAAGCCTAAAAATTGGGTGTAA
- a CDS encoding TonB-dependent receptor — MKKLFLLFLCIPFFAFAQKTTILKGTVKNKENQPIENVSVKFKNTGTTTDKNGNYSIRIPFQKEISIVFRHVSYKTFTKKITANSRNAIRFSPILLPKTETLKEIVVKDRRKQAQGITKIEVNKAKNIVGPNAGVENVLMTLPGVNNNNELSTQYNVRGGNFDENLVYVNGIEVYRPFLIRSGQQEGLSFINSNMVQNINFSAGGFQAKYGDKLSSVLDITYRKPTEIATTIDASLLGASATFEGNFLDNKLSVLTGIRYRDNSLFVNSKQIETNFRPRFTDLQSYITYNFSNKFTLSYLSNFSLNNYNYKPISRRTRFGTVADPLELIVFYQGKEQNNYFTLFNALSADYKVNDNLSFRTTVSSYNTQEEEYYDILASYNLGMVDANIGSENFGEVDFSEGIGSQLNHARNDLDALINNVQIRGTYKKDRTQWDFGVKYQNEDIRERIREWEIINSLGFSIPPPDHSPNNQPYEPFVGPITPFQNIREDHKVQINRISGFVQFNERRFWNNNEVWYNLGIRAQNWTVSSNGNNSKSQLIISPRAQFAIKPNWTRDMLFRFSGGWYSQPPSYRELKDFNGKINIDVKAQKSIHLVAGMDYSFDLWERPFKLTTELYFKDLSNVNAYSVDNVRIRYRADNVTTAYAHGLDLRLNGEFVPGSESWVSLGYLKTEENIDNRGNISRPSDQRLKFGILFQDYVPNLPNLKAYLNLVYNTGVPGGAPAYADVYLFQERLRDYKRADLGVSYIFVDANKLYKTGFLSKFKELTAGLELFNMFDIQNAITNTWVRDVSSKTQFGIPNFMTGRVLNFKLAMKF; from the coding sequence GTGAAAAAACTCTTTCTACTCTTTCTTTGTATTCCTTTTTTTGCGTTTGCACAAAAAACTACCATTTTAAAAGGAACTGTTAAAAACAAAGAAAACCAACCTATCGAAAATGTTTCCGTAAAGTTTAAAAATACAGGAACTACCACAGACAAGAATGGAAATTACAGCATTCGAATTCCTTTTCAAAAAGAAATCTCTATTGTGTTTAGACACGTTTCTTACAAAACTTTTACCAAAAAGATTACTGCGAATAGTAGAAATGCAATACGTTTCTCTCCTATTTTATTACCAAAAACAGAAACCTTAAAAGAAATTGTAGTAAAAGATCGTAGAAAACAAGCACAAGGAATTACAAAAATAGAGGTAAACAAAGCCAAAAATATTGTTGGACCAAATGCAGGCGTAGAAAATGTTTTAATGACCTTGCCTGGTGTAAATAACAACAACGAATTAAGCACACAATACAATGTACGTGGTGGTAATTTTGATGAAAACTTGGTATATGTAAACGGAATTGAAGTTTACAGGCCTTTTTTAATTCGTTCTGGACAGCAAGAAGGTTTGAGTTTTATCAACTCGAATATGGTACAAAATATTAATTTTTCTGCTGGTGGATTTCAAGCAAAATATGGAGATAAATTATCGTCTGTTTTAGACATTACCTATAGAAAACCTACCGAAATTGCCACAACTATCGATGCCAGTTTGTTGGGCGCAAGTGCTACTTTCGAAGGCAATTTTTTAGATAATAAACTAAGTGTACTCACTGGAATTAGATACAGAGACAATAGTCTTTTTGTAAATAGCAAACAAATCGAAACCAATTTTAGACCACGTTTTACAGATTTACAGTCATATATTACTTATAATTTTTCCAACAAATTTACACTAAGTTATTTAAGTAATTTTTCGTTGAACAATTACAATTATAAGCCAATTTCTAGAAGAACTCGTTTTGGAACCGTTGCAGATCCATTAGAATTAATTGTTTTTTACCAAGGTAAAGAACAAAACAATTATTTTACTTTGTTTAATGCTTTGTCTGCAGATTATAAAGTAAACGATAATTTATCTTTTAGAACAACTGTTTCGAGTTACAACACACAAGAAGAAGAATATTACGATATTTTAGCCTCGTATAATTTAGGAATGGTCGATGCCAATATTGGTTCGGAAAATTTTGGAGAAGTCGATTTTTCTGAAGGAATTGGCTCTCAATTAAACCATGCAAGAAACGATTTAGATGCGCTAATTAACAACGTTCAAATAAGAGGAACTTATAAAAAAGATAGAACCCAGTGGGATTTTGGTGTAAAATATCAAAATGAAGACATTCGTGAGCGAATTCGTGAGTGGGAAATCATCAATTCTTTAGGTTTTTCTATTCCGCCTCCAGATCATTCTCCAAACAATCAACCTTACGAACCTTTTGTAGGTCCTATAACCCCTTTTCAAAATATTAGAGAAGATCATAAAGTACAAATCAATCGTATTTCTGGGTTTGTTCAGTTTAACGAACGTCGTTTTTGGAACAATAACGAAGTTTGGTATAATTTGGGAATTCGAGCACAAAATTGGACAGTTTCTTCGAACGGAAATAATTCTAAAAGTCAACTTATTATTAGTCCAAGAGCACAGTTTGCTATTAAGCCTAATTGGACTAGAGATATGTTGTTTCGTTTTTCTGGTGGCTGGTATTCGCAACCACCTTCTTATAGAGAATTAAAAGATTTTAACGGAAAAATTAACATCGATGTAAAGGCACAAAAATCCATTCATTTAGTTGCAGGAATGGATTATAGTTTCGATTTATGGGAAAGGCCTTTTAAACTAACTACAGAACTGTATTTTAAAGATTTATCGAACGTAAACGCATATTCTGTAGATAACGTAAGAATACGTTATAGAGCAGACAATGTTACAACTGCATATGCTCATGGATTAGATCTTCGTTTAAATGGCGAATTTGTTCCTGGGAGTGAAAGTTGGGTGAGTTTAGGATATTTAAAAACAGAAGAAAATATAGATAATAGAGGAAATATTTCTAGACCCTCTGACCAACGTTTAAAATTCGGTATTTTATTTCAAGATTATGTACCTAATTTACCAAATTTAAAAGCCTATTTAAATTTGGTGTACAATACTGGAGTTCCTGGTGGAGCACCAGCGTATGCCGATGTTTATTTATTTCAAGAACGTTTGCGAGATTATAAAAGAGCAGATTTAGGTGTTTCTTACATATTTGTAGATGCCAATAAACTTTACAAAACTGGGTTTTTATCAAAATTTAAAGAATTAACAGCAGGTTTAGAACTTTTTAATATGTTCGATATTCAAAATGCCATTACAAACACTTGGGTAAGAGATGTATCTTCTAAAACCCAATTTGGTATTCCTAATTTTATGACGGGTAGAGTGTTAAACTTTAAACTAGCAATGAAGTTTTAA
- a CDS encoding M23 family metallopeptidase: MKQLFTLFLFIVTITCFSQKKYPKNYFRNPLEIPTIFAGTFGELRSNHFHSGVDIKTQGKEGLKIFAAADGYVSRIKVAQFGFGKALYITHSNGFTTVYAHLSKYAGEIEEYVKSIQYKKENYQTGNIFLKEGKFPVKKGELVAFSGDTGGSGGPHLHFEIRDTKTENIINPMFLALHLQIPNRLQYNRFWYIL, translated from the coding sequence TTGAAGCAACTTTTTACATTATTTCTTTTTATTGTTACCATTACTTGTTTTTCTCAAAAAAAATATCCCAAAAATTACTTTAGAAATCCGTTAGAGATTCCTACAATTTTTGCTGGTACTTTTGGCGAATTACGAAGCAATCACTTTCACTCTGGTGTAGATATTAAAACGCAAGGAAAAGAAGGTTTAAAAATTTTTGCAGCTGCAGATGGTTATGTTTCTCGCATAAAAGTGGCTCAATTTGGTTTTGGAAAAGCGCTTTATATTACACATTCAAATGGTTTTACTACTGTGTATGCACATTTGAGTAAATATGCAGGTGAAATTGAGGAATACGTAAAATCCATTCAATATAAAAAAGAGAATTACCAAACAGGAAACATTTTCTTAAAAGAGGGTAAATTTCCTGTAAAAAAAGGAGAATTAGTTGCATTTTCTGGTGATACAGGAGGTTCTGGTGGACCGCATTTGCATTTTGAAATTCGGGATACAAAAACCGAAAACATTATAAACCCAATGTTTTTGGCATTACATCTGCAGATACCAAATCGCCTACAATACAATCGCTTTTGGTATATCCTTTGA
- a CDS encoding cell division protein ZapA, whose product MVGKLKINIVIAGRTYPLSVNNTKEEEGMRKAANAINSLITKYEQNYAVSDKQDVLAMCALQFASKLEISSLNKEQDNAETIHKIKELTQLVDTHLK is encoded by the coding sequence ATTGTGGGAAAATTAAAAATTAATATTGTTATTGCAGGTAGAACCTATCCTTTAAGTGTAAATAACACCAAAGAAGAAGAAGGTATGCGCAAAGCAGCCAATGCAATTAATAGTTTAATTACTAAATACGAGCAAAACTATGCAGTTAGCGACAAACAAGATGTTTTAGCCATGTGTGCATTACAATTTGCTTCTAAATTAGAAATTTCTTCACTTAATAAAGAGCAAGATAATGCTGAAACAATACATAAAATAAAAGAGTTAACACAATTAGTAGATACTCATTTAAAATAA
- the rny gene encoding ribonuclease Y has protein sequence MDGMLFPIIVGIIGIAIGFIVAKLIEKSKGKKLLNATRKEANSILKEAKVDAESIKKEKILQAKEKFIELKSEHEKVILSREKKISDIEKRIRDRESQVASELDKNKKLNRALEQKEKDYNFKLDFLEKKEGDLEKMHKRHVDMLEQISGLSADEAKKELVSSLKDEAKAEAMAFIQTSIEEAKLTAEQEARKVVLGTIQRVGVEQAVENCVSVFNLESDDVKGRIIGREGRNIRAIEAATGVEIIVDDTPDAIILSCFDPIRREIARLSLHKLVTDGRIHPARIEEVVGKTEKQITQEIIEVGKRTVIDLGIHGLHPELVKAVGRMKYRSSYGQNLLQHSREVANLCGIMAAEMGLNSKVAKRAGLLHDIGKVPNEESELPHALLGMQWAEKYGEKPDVCNAIGAHHDEIEMKSLISPIVQVCDAISGARPGARRQVLDSYIQRLKDLEDIAFGFTGVQKAYAIQAGRELRVMVESTKVNDTKAAELSFNISQKIQNDMTYPGQVKVTVIRETRAVNVAR, from the coding sequence ATGGACGGAATGTTATTTCCCATTATTGTGGGAATTATAGGAATTGCAATTGGTTTTATCGTTGCAAAATTGATAGAGAAATCTAAAGGTAAAAAATTATTAAATGCAACAAGAAAAGAAGCAAATTCTATTCTTAAAGAAGCCAAAGTAGATGCCGAATCAATAAAAAAAGAAAAGATTTTACAGGCGAAAGAAAAATTTATCGAACTAAAGTCCGAACACGAAAAAGTTATACTATCAAGAGAAAAGAAAATTTCTGATATCGAAAAACGAATTAGAGATAGAGAATCGCAAGTAGCATCGGAACTTGATAAAAACAAAAAATTAAATCGCGCCTTAGAACAAAAAGAAAAAGATTATAATTTTAAATTAGACTTTTTAGAAAAAAAAGAAGGAGATTTAGAAAAAATGCACAAACGTCATGTAGATATGTTAGAGCAAATTTCTGGATTATCTGCAGACGAAGCTAAAAAAGAACTCGTTTCTTCTTTAAAAGATGAAGCCAAAGCAGAAGCAATGGCTTTTATACAAACCTCTATTGAAGAAGCAAAATTAACAGCAGAACAAGAAGCAAGAAAAGTTGTTTTAGGAACCATACAAAGAGTAGGTGTAGAACAAGCTGTAGAAAACTGTGTTTCTGTTTTTAACTTAGAGTCAGATGACGTAAAAGGAAGAATTATTGGTAGAGAAGGAAGAAATATTAGAGCAATTGAAGCTGCAACTGGTGTAGAAATTATTGTTGACGATACTCCAGATGCCATTATACTTTCTTGTTTCGACCCAATTCGAAGAGAAATAGCACGTTTATCTTTGCATAAATTGGTTACAGACGGTAGAATTCACCCAGCAAGAATCGAAGAAGTTGTTGGTAAAACAGAAAAACAAATTACCCAAGAAATTATAGAAGTTGGTAAAAGAACGGTTATCGATTTAGGAATCCACGGCTTACACCCAGAATTGGTAAAAGCGGTTGGTAGAATGAAGTATAGATCTTCTTACGGTCAAAATTTATTACAACACTCACGTGAAGTGGCAAATTTGTGCGGAATTATGGCCGCAGAAATGGGCTTAAACTCTAAAGTTGCAAAACGTGCAGGCTTATTGCACGATATTGGTAAAGTACCAAATGAAGAAAGCGAATTACCACATGCATTATTAGGAATGCAGTGGGCAGAGAAATATGGCGAAAAGCCAGATGTTTGTAACGCAATTGGTGCACACCATGACGAAATTGAAATGAAAAGTTTAATTTCTCCAATCGTACAAGTTTGTGATGCAATTTCTGGAGCAAGACCTGGAGCAAGACGTCAAGTTTTAGATTCTTACATTCAGCGTTTAAAAGATTTAGAAGATATTGCATTTGGGTTTACAGGAGTGCAAAAAGCCTATGCTATACAAGCAGGTCGTGAATTGCGTGTTATGGTAGAAAGCACAAAAGTAAACGACACAAAAGCTGCTGAATTATCATTTAATATTTCTCAGAAAATTCAAAATGACATGACGTATCCTGGTCAAGTAAAAGTTACAGTTATTCGTGAGACTAGAGCTGTTAATGTGGCGAGATAG
- the xerA gene encoding site-specific tyrosine recombinase/integron integrase: protein MKWQNAINDYRLFLKIERGLSKNTIDSYTRDLKKLNLFLDENEIIVSPTKIDGEIVKQFIYEVATKVNPRSQARIISGLRSFFDYLVFEDYRVTNPTDLLETPKIGRKLPDTLSEDQVNELIAAIDLSHPQGERNRTILETIYCCGLRVGELIALKISDLFFEEGFIRVSGKGSKERYIPIHATTKRYISIYINQIRNQIKPQKGFEDTLFLNRRGKGLSRQMVFIIIKDLAEKTDLKKQIGPHTLRHSFATHLLRRGADLRSLQQMLGHESITTTEVYVHTDTSFLQEVLEKYHPRN, encoded by the coding sequence ATGAAATGGCAAAATGCAATTAATGATTATCGGCTTTTTTTAAAAATTGAAAGAGGACTTTCAAAAAACACTATTGATAGTTATACCAGAGATTTAAAAAAACTAAATTTATTTTTAGATGAAAACGAAATTATTGTTTCACCCACTAAGATTGATGGTGAAATTGTTAAACAATTTATTTACGAAGTAGCTACCAAAGTTAATCCTAGAAGTCAAGCTCGAATAATTTCTGGACTACGAAGTTTTTTTGATTATTTGGTTTTTGAAGATTACAGAGTTACCAACCCAACTGATTTACTAGAAACTCCTAAAATTGGTAGAAAATTACCTGATACACTTTCAGAAGACCAAGTAAACGAATTAATTGCTGCAATCGATTTAAGTCATCCTCAGGGAGAAAGAAACAGAACCATTTTAGAAACGATATATTGTTGTGGTTTACGGGTTGGAGAATTAATTGCTTTAAAAATTTCTGATTTATTTTTCGAAGAAGGGTTTATTCGTGTTTCAGGAAAAGGAAGTAAAGAAAGGTATATTCCTATTCATGCAACCACAAAAAGGTATATTTCTATTTATATCAATCAAATTCGAAATCAAATTAAACCCCAAAAGGGATTTGAAGACACGCTGTTTCTAAACAGAAGAGGAAAAGGTTTATCGCGACAAATGGTTTTTATAATTATTAAAGATTTGGCTGAAAAAACTGATTTAAAAAAGCAAATTGGTCCACACACCTTGCGTCATTCTTTTGCCACACATTTGTTAAGAAGGGGTGCAGATTTAAGATCCTTACAGCAAATGTTAGGGCACGAAAGCATTACAACTACAGAGGTTTATGTGCATACAGACACAAGTTTCTTACAAGAAGTTTTGGAAAAATATCATCCTAGAAACTAA
- a CDS encoding TM2 domain-containing protein, with amino-acid sequence MKKSLSIYTLLFAFLAFSFSTHASFPVKKNKEVVEVIKDNKIEKKEVTSYAAAYSGKSQTTALLLSIFLGGLGVDRFYLGYTLLGVLKLITLGGFGIWYIIDLVMIITGDLQPKNGSYSKTL; translated from the coding sequence ATGAAAAAATCATTATCTATTTACACATTGTTATTTGCTTTTTTAGCATTTTCTTTCAGCACACACGCTTCTTTTCCTGTAAAGAAGAATAAAGAAGTTGTTGAAGTTATAAAAGACAATAAAATTGAAAAGAAAGAAGTTACCTCTTACGCAGCAGCTTACTCTGGAAAAAGTCAAACTACTGCTTTATTATTATCAATTTTCTTAGGAGGTTTAGGTGTTGATAGATTTTATTTAGGTTATACTTTATTAGGAGTACTTAAATTAATAACTTTAGGTGGTTTTGGAATTTGGTATATTATTGATCTTGTTATGATAATAACTGGAGATTTACAACCTAAAAATGGTAGTTATTCTAAAACTTTATAA
- a CDS encoding transporter: MKKVLFIAFLAIAGFGKMNAQQGVLNGGLNVGIPVGDADNVSNFTLGAELNYMFPVADGFTLGPSVQYSHFFGKEFDLGGGITAEASDLSFLPISGAARFNITNDFIVGANIGYAVGLDDGNDGGFYYRPIIGHKIGDNTQLNLSYSGISVDGGNISNISLGIMFGL, from the coding sequence ATGAAAAAAGTACTATTTATTGCGTTTTTAGCAATTGCAGGATTCGGAAAAATGAATGCTCAACAAGGAGTATTAAATGGAGGTTTAAACGTTGGTATTCCAGTAGGAGATGCAGACAATGTATCTAATTTTACATTAGGAGCAGAATTAAATTATATGTTTCCAGTTGCAGACGGTTTCACTTTAGGACCATCTGTACAATACTCTCATTTTTTCGGAAAAGAATTTGATTTAGGAGGAGGAATAACAGCTGAAGCTTCAGACCTTTCTTTTTTACCAATTTCTGGTGCAGCAAGATTTAACATTACAAACGATTTTATTGTGGGGGCAAACATTGGTTATGCTGTAGGATTAGATGATGGAAATGATGGGGGCTTTTACTACAGACCAATAATTGGACATAAAATAGGAGATAATACGCAGTTAAACCTTTCTTATTCAGGAATTAGTGTTGATGGTGGTAATATATCTAACATCAGTTTAGGAATTATGTTTGGTCTGTAA
- a CDS encoding outer membrane beta-barrel protein, translated as MKKILMLSLVLFLGLNKLNAQKSTSYGITAGYHNLTSKVSASNLENNLTVSNGLDGYYVGFFLESKISEKLSFQPEVQFSQIFNEGESLNSIIIPMYLKYYVDTKLSLQGGALLDIVLDKDQDEEGKVFGVGLGLGLGYDVSDKILLSTKYSFGLNNRISTDRVENLTVRFNFFQIGLGYRF; from the coding sequence ATGAAAAAAATTTTGATGTTAAGTTTAGTTCTATTTCTAGGCTTAAACAAGTTAAATGCTCAGAAAAGTACCAGTTACGGAATAACTGCAGGTTATCATAACCTAACAAGTAAAGTTAGTGCTAGTAATCTAGAAAATAATTTAACGGTCTCTAATGGTTTAGATGGATATTATGTAGGATTCTTTTTAGAAAGCAAAATATCTGAAAAACTAAGTTTTCAACCAGAAGTACAATTTTCACAAATTTTTAATGAAGGAGAAAGCCTTAATAGTATTATAATACCAATGTATTTAAAGTATTATGTAGATACTAAATTAAGTTTACAGGGTGGTGCACTTTTAGATATTGTTTTAGACAAAGACCAAGATGAAGAAGGTAAAGTTTTTGGAGTTGGACTTGGATTAGGGCTAGGTTACGATGTTTCTGACAAAATTTTGTTATCGACTAAATATTCTTTCGGTTTAAATAATAGAATTAGTACTGATAGAGTAGAGAATTTAACAGTTAGATTTAATTTTTTTCAAATAGGATTAGGATATAGATTCTAA
- the aroQ gene encoding type II 3-dehydroquinate dehydratase, with protein sequence MKIIIINGPNLNLLGKREPGIYGTASFEDYFRDLQLKYKTVELSYFQSNIEGELIDKLHEVGFSFDGIVLNAAAYTHTSVGIGDAVKGIETPVVEIHISNIHAREDFRHKSFIAPNAKGVIFGFGLKGYDLAIESFL encoded by the coding sequence ATGAAAATTATAATAATTAACGGACCTAACTTAAATTTACTTGGTAAAAGAGAACCAGGAATTTATGGTACTGCATCTTTTGAAGATTATTTTAGAGATTTACAACTAAAATATAAAACAGTAGAATTGTCTTATTTTCAATCGAATATAGAAGGAGAGTTAATAGACAAATTACACGAAGTAGGTTTTAGTTTTGATGGTATTGTTTTAAACGCAGCAGCCTATACACATACATCTGTAGGTATTGGAGACGCTGTAAAAGGAATAGAAACCCCAGTTGTAGAGATTCATATTTCTAACATTCATGCTCGAGAAGATTTTAGACATAAAAGTTTTATTGCCCCAAATGCAAAAGGTGTAATTTTTGGTTTTGGTTTAAAAGGCTATGATTTGGCAATAGAAAGTTTCTTATAG
- a CDS encoding GNAT family N-acetyltransferase, which translates to MTIEIIPFEEKYATYFYDLNIAWLEKYFYVEPYDEKVLSNPVENIIDKGGFIFFAKYDNKIAGTVALKNQHSFFELTKMAVSPEFQGLGIGKKLLEFCIDFATKKNWPSITLYSHRSLINAVHIYKKYGFKEIPLEKDVHYERADIKMILKL; encoded by the coding sequence ATTACTATTGAAATTATTCCTTTTGAAGAAAAATATGCAACTTATTTTTATGATTTAAATATAGCTTGGTTAGAAAAATATTTTTACGTGGAACCTTATGACGAAAAGGTACTTAGCAATCCTGTAGAAAATATTATTGATAAAGGTGGATTTATTTTTTTTGCGAAATATGATAACAAAATTGCTGGAACAGTAGCATTAAAAAATCAACATTCGTTTTTTGAATTGACAAAAATGGCTGTTTCTCCTGAATTTCAAGGTTTAGGAATTGGTAAAAAACTATTAGAGTTTTGTATCGATTTTGCAACTAAAAAAAATTGGCCAAGCATTACACTTTATTCTCATCGATCACTGATAAATGCTGTACATATTTATAAAAAATATGGTTTTAAAGAAATTCCTTTAGAAAAAGATGTACACTATGAACGTGCAGATATAAAAATGATATTAAAGCTATAA